One region of Ictalurus punctatus breed USDA103 chromosome 6, Coco_2.0, whole genome shotgun sequence genomic DNA includes:
- the tnfaip6 gene encoding tumor necrosis factor-inducible gene 6 protein precursor (The RefSeq protein has 2 substitutions compared to this genomic sequence) — protein MLYTHTVSALLALSCVLTETEAWGYKNGVLHNSIWLEQAAGVYHRESRKGRYQLTYKEAKAVCKFEGGSLATYDQLEAARQIGFHVCAAGWFDKGRVGYPIVKSGTNCGYGKVGIIDYGYRLNKSEKWDVYCYNPNSKECGGVHTEQEKILQSPGFPDEYPDEQIRYWHIRVRYGQRIHLQFLDFDVEDDVGCISDYLEIYDSYDDISGFAGRYCGDGLPEDFLSTGNVMTLKFLADSSVSAGGFRIQYTAIDSSLPADSDTSTNT, from the exons ATGCTGTACACGCACACTGTATCCGCTCTGCTCGCCTTATCGTGCGTCCTGACGGAGACTGAGGCCTGGGGATACAAGAATGGAGTTCTTCACAACTCCATTTGGCTTG aACAAGCAGCAGGAGTGTACCACCGGGAATCTCGCAAAGGGAGATACCAGCTGACATATAAGGAGGCCAAAGCTGTGTGCAAGTTTGAGGGGGGTTCACTAGCAACTTATGATCAACTAGAAGCTGCCAGACAAATAG GTTTTCATGTGTGTGCAGCTGGATGGTTTGATAAAGGCCGTGTCGGGTATCCCATCGTGAAATCTGGAACCAACTGTGGATATGGAAAGGTTGGAATTATCGATTACGGTTATCGGCTAAACAAAAGCGAGAAGTGGGATGTCTACTGCTACAACCCTAATT CAAAAGAGTGTGGAGGTGTGCATACAGAACAGGAGAAGATTCTACAGTCACCAGGCTTTCCAGATGAGTATCCTGATGAGCAGATCTGCTACTGGCACATTCGTGTGCGCTATGGCCAGAGGATTCACCTGCAGTTCCTTGATTTCGATGTTGAGGATGATGTAGGCTGCATCAGTGATTATCTGGAGATCTATGACAGTTATGATGATATCTCAGGTTTTGCTGGAAG GTACTGTGGAGATGAACTACCTGAAGATTTTCTTAGTACAG GTAACGTTATGACACTAAAGTTCCTTGCGGATTCATCTGTGTCTGCTGGAGGTTTCAGGATACAGTACACTGCTATTGATTCATCTCTGCCCGCCGACAGTGACACAAGCACTAACACTTGA